The sequence below is a genomic window from Ipomoea triloba cultivar NCNSP0323 chromosome 2, ASM357664v1.
ATCCTAATCTGTAAGGGGAACTGTTCGATATGCTAGCGTTCATGCTCATTTAGGCCGGACAAGTAGCAGGAGAGACGATTTAGAATCTCTAGCATACAcactgattttcctcctccgtggCCGTCTTCCTTGGCAAGGTTTTCAGGTTCGCCTTTTGTAGAGCAGTAACAAagagtgattattattttttagttattcTTGTTCAGATTCGAGCAACatgcttttatttttcttaggGCGAGAACAAGGGGTTTCTTGTTTGCAAAAAGAAGATGGCTACATCTCCAGAAGTTTTATGCTGCTTATGCCCACAACCGTTCAAATTGTTTGTGGAACATGTcgtgaatttaaaatttgacgAGGAACCCAACTATGCAAAATATATCTCCCTTTTTGATGGAATTGTCGGGCAAAATCCACTAATCAGGCCAATAAACACAGATGGTGCACGAAAGGTTGCTTATACATAATCAAGctagagtttttttttccttttggacAGACTAAAGATCCATCTCCCCTTTACTAATTTTCATCCTTTGCCATATAAAGCTTATATACCAGGTTGGTCAGAAGAGAGGCCGGATGACTTTTGAAGATGAAGACGATGAGCAACCAAAGAAGAAGGTACGCATGGGGGTACCTGCTACACAGTGGATCAGTGTTTACAATTCTCACAGGCCTAAAAAACAAAGGTAAACCTTATTCTTCACTACGGGCTTGGTGATTTTGTTTGCTTAGTTTGCTGCATTTCATAGCTGCCGCCTCGTATTCTCTGTGATCGAAAGATATGATTGGATAGTGGCTTTGTTCATGAAGGTATCACTACAATGTGACTGACGCAAGACTTCCCCAACACATAGATAAAGGATACGAAGATGGCCTGTATATAAGCAGTGTAGCATCCGCCAGTAATTTGTGGGCGTTAATCTTGGATGCTGCTACTAGCTTTACACATCAAGTGCACGAACTTTCTCCTTCCTTTCTTCACAAGGTTCATACTTCTCATATATCTTTCTGCTACAAGCATAtcgttatttttctttttgaagtTTGTTACATCCCATATCTGTATTTGAGCAATTTGGGGCGTGTGAGGGGGGTATGACATTTTATTTTCCTCTTTGCTATTCTTAGCGAATCTTTTATTGGGATATAGGAATGGATCATGGAACAATGGGAAAAGAATTATTACATCACTGCGCTTGCTGGATCTACTAACGGGCATTCATTGGTGGTGATGTCAAAAGGTTCTCTTTTGCGGCCTATACTCTGGATTCGTTTATTCTGTTTTATTTCTACTTTGCTCGACTTTGTTCGTTTTCATCCCTAGGCACACAGTATTTCCAGCAGTCTTATAAAGTAAGCGATCAATTTCCTTTCAAGTGGATAAACAAGAAGTGGAAAGAAGGGTTTTATATTACCTCCATGGCCACCGCAGGCAGTCAATGGGCAATTGTCATGTCTCGCGGTGCAGGATTTTCCTACCAGGTTTCTGTTCAGCGTCTCGTCTTTTTCACTACAAGTCGTAGCATCATATGCACGCGTGTTCTGAGTTCTGACTGACTTTGCTTTCGTTTTTTTAGGTTGTGGAATTAGATTTTCTTTATCCCAGCGAAGGCATCCACCGGAGGTGGGATTCTGGATACCGGATAACAGCCACTGCAGCAACGTGGGACCAGGCCGCTTTTGCTCTAAGCATTCCGAGAAGAAAGCCGACTGATGAAACACAAGAAACGCTTCGTACATCTGCCTTCCCAAGTGCTCATGTTAAGGTCCACTGACCATTCTTCTTGTTACCATTCCATTCTCAACTATCTATCATTCCCTGCTGATTGCTCGTGTTGAACCTTGCAGGAGAAATGGGCTAAAAACCTATACATTGCATCGATTTGCTATGGTCGTACGGTGTCATAGATCCACACAACATCACGAAGAACACATGGTCCTGTTGATAGCCGAAAGCCGGGCTATTTCACAAGATTGATGCCCAGGCTGAACACTGAACAAGTGTTGGTTGGTACAAACTTTAGGGTTTTTAGTTGCGTATCTGAGACTCTTTTCAGCAGAGAATTATGTCTCTCTGCAGTGTGAATAGTCTGTTTTTTTAAGCCTGTTATCGTATATAGGCATGTGAAGATGACAGGTGAAGTAACTGattttactaaatatatatattcttctgaAAATATGCATCATTTGCTTCATGCTTTTCCCCCTTCATTATTCATAATCTGAAGAATTAAGCAAATTCTAAGGTGCAAATTGATATAGGCGTTTTTTGCACTAGAGTTGTACGCAGTACAATTAAGTATCAACGTCAGTGTTGCAAAAGTCTCGTCTAGACGCTAGGTGTCGGCCGATCACGTAGTGTATCACCATAATCAGTGACTGACGAGGCCACCTAAGCGCACATGGACGCCTAAGTGCCAATTAATCGTTGTCTAAGTGTCCCCGGACGTCCGGTGAGCGCCTAGCAAACTTTTCAACAATGATTAGCGTTGATTGGCAGTGGAATTGTACTCGGTATAATAGGTACTAGTGTTAATTGGAATCAGATCTCTACTCGTTCAGAATTGTACCCGATACAATAAGTACTGGCACCGAAGCttttctaaaaaatttaatGCATTTATGGTGTGTTTAGTTTAAGTAATCACATTTTATGATATCCCAATCTCTTAAATTTTAGCATTactcacaaaaagaaaaaaaaaatgaattacaaAATCATTAGTAAAGAGCTAAAGATTCACATTATTTCAACAATCTCACATTCTTGCAGATTATTTTACACATAAACATTAACTGACAACATTGTTTTACATAAAAGAATGTGTCATCCTCAGTACCAGCCAAATCTGTTTTCTTCACTGTTACAACAGTCAAACAGACCCATACATTAGAACAGCAGTAAGAACATAAACAATAATTGTCAGTTGCTTAAAGGTTCAAAATTGATGGAGCCTTAATCCTGCCTGGTTGGCCTGCGACAGATCTTGTTAATATCGACTTTGTCCTGGCAATGCAACAGATAGTTATCATGAGAGACGACATTTCTTGAATGGTTAGAAATGGCGATTAGAATTTGACAGTGATAAACACAGAAAACAGCGTGAAGCGGAAAGCATTTTGAAGATATATGGAGAGTTTATGGATTTACCTGAGTGTTATCGTAGTCATACCGGACAACGAAGATGCACCTGCAGCCTGCAATATCATGTTCTCTTCTTTCGATTTCAGCAATGTGTGCATCACAGTACAAAGCATGATCGTCGTTTTCCTGGAAACATAACAATCGTGTCAAGTCTTCATGTGTCTATCTTTGTGTTTTGGTTTCTCAAAGAACAGAAACTGTTCAATCAACATGAAGTTGTTAGCTGCATTAGCTCGAtacaattaaagcatgtgtttcatctcaactaaaaacctaaactgatagttggactgcacatttatgtttatatactgGCATAAGGTTGGCTCTATTATCAAATAAAgtatgtgttccatctcaactaaaagtctaactgatagttggactgcacatttatgtttatatattatatatatgctcaataaATGGTAGAGATAGATATGGAAGTTTACCTTGAAGCAGAGAACAAGATCCCCAACCTCGACTTTATCACATTCTGAAGGATCCAGTGGAATTGAACGCTCACGAAGTCCCCTTCGAACACTCACCCACTCATCTTGATCATTCCTGAATCCAGCAAATCTCACACGAACCTCCTGGCGTTTAATTTGacagattttaatttttttaaaaatggcaAGTATTATAACCATCATTAACCCCCACTCATAAGCATGCCATATCGGGAGAATATAAACtagaaggaaaggaaacaaaGAACACAAATCTCACAAGGTCACCCGAATATGTGACGCGGTAGTTGAGGAAAGTAGCAACATCATACCTGTAAAGTAAGAGTGAGCTTCCAGTTTAAAGATACCGAAAGacgaaaatgaagaagagaaCTAAGAAGTAATGGCACTTAATGACACGATTGaagattattatataaaaaaacacCTGTTTTCTCAAACACTAAAAAAGAGTAGTTTCAAGTGAGAATTAAGACGAATATAGGAATGCCTTAAATTCTAACCAAGCAAAATCCTTTGATGACAGAGCTTCAAAAGCCAACTCTGACAGCTCTGCTGCCCTTTCACCTGCACGCGTTTCAATTTGTATTATCTTGTAGTGCAATATAACGCTAAGATATTAATAcagaatatatgatttttaagtattactccgtactaCTTAAAGAGTGCAAAGCATGACCACAAGTAACGTGACT
It includes:
- the LOC116005751 gene encoding casein kinase 1-like protein HD16 isoform X1, which translates into the protein MPVQRGGVRRGRRVNQQPQANENNNQNPIEEAGIATRTRRRRAAAAAAAAAAVVPINDNVGGLPPPAAAAAAEEVVVAGKVEAIPAVNNRVEVGDKLMVMNDQGGGGGKSVDKGQAADDDANAAPLPERVQVGDSPIYRLERKLGKGGFGQVYVGHRFTGGVLGERTGPGAQEVALKFEHVNSKGCSYGPPHEWQVYNTLGGSHGVPQVHYKGRQGDYFIMVMDILGPSLWDVWNNNSHTMSIEMVACIAIEAISILEKMHCRGYVHGDVKPENFLLGQPGTPDEKKLFLVDLGLATRWRDATSGLHVDYDQRPDVFRGTVRYASVHAHLGRTSSRRDDLESLAYTLIFLLRGRLPWQGFQGENKGFLVCKKKMATSPEVLCCLCPQPFKLFVEHVVNLKFDEEPNYAKYISLFDGIVGQNPLIRPINTDGARKLIYQVGQKRGRMTFEDEDDEQPKKKVRMGVPATQWISVYNSHRPKKQRYHYNVTDARLPQHIDKGYEDGLYISSVASASNLWALILDAATSFTHQVHELSPSFLHKEWIMEQWEKNYYITALAGSTNGHSLVVMSKGTQYFQQSYKVSDQFPFKWINKKWKEGFYITSMATAGSQWAIVMSRGAGFSYQVVELDFLYPSEGIHRRWDSGYRITATAATWDQAAFALSIPRRKPTDETQETLRTSAFPSAHVKEKWAKNLYIASICYGRTVS
- the LOC116005751 gene encoding casein kinase 1-like protein HD16 isoform X2; the protein is MPVQRGGVRRGRRVNQQPQANENNNQNPIEEAGIATRTRRRRAAAAAAAAAAVVPINDNVGGLPPPAAAAAAEEVVVAGKVEAIPAVNNRVEVGDKLMVMNDQGGGGGKSVDKGQAADDDANAAPLPERVQVGDSPIYRLERKLGKGGFGQVYVGHRFTGGVLGERTGPGAQEVALKFEHVNSKGCSYGPPHEWQVYNTLGGSHGVPQVHYKGRQGDYFIMVMDILGPSLWDVWNNNSHTMSIEMVACIAIEAISILEKMHCRGYVHGDVKPENFLLGQPGTPDEKKLFLVDLGLATRWRDATSGLHVDYDQRPDVFRGTVRYASVHAHLGRTSSRRDDLESLAYTLIFLLRGRLPWQGFQGENKGFLVCKKKMATSPEVLCCLCPQPFKLFVEHVVNLKFDEEPNYAKYISLFDGIVGQNPLIRPINTDGARKLIYQVGQKRGRMTFEDEDDEQPKKKVRMGVPATQWISVYNSHRPKKQRYHYNVTDARLPQHIDKGYEDGLYISSVASASNLWALILDAATSFTHQVHELSPSFLHKEWIMEQWEKNYYITALAGSTNGHSLVVMSKGTQYFQQSYKVSDQFPFKWINKKWKEGFYITSMATAGSQWAIVMSRGAGFSYQVVELDFLYPSEGIHRRWDSGYRITATAATWDQAAFALSIPRRKPTDETQETLRTSAFPSAHEKWAKNLYIASICYGRTVS
- the LOC116005751 gene encoding casein kinase 1-like protein HD16 isoform X3 — encoded protein: MSIPVLSEVQVGDSPIYRLERKLGKGGFGQVYVGHRFTGGVLGERTGPGAQEVALKFEHVNSKGCSYGPPHEWQVYNTLGGSHGVPQVHYKGRQGDYFIMVMDILGPSLWDVWNNNSHTMSIEMVACIAIEAISILEKMHCRGYVHGDVKPENFLLGQPGTPDEKKLFLVDLGLATRWRDATSGLHVDYDQRPDVFRGTVRYASVHAHLGRTSSRRDDLESLAYTLIFLLRGRLPWQGFQGENKGFLVCKKKMATSPEVLCCLCPQPFKLFVEHVVNLKFDEEPNYAKYISLFDGIVGQNPLIRPINTDGARKLIYQVGQKRGRMTFEDEDDEQPKKKVRMGVPATQWISVYNSHRPKKQRYHYNVTDARLPQHIDKGYEDGLYISSVASASNLWALILDAATSFTHQVHELSPSFLHKEWIMEQWEKNYYITALAGSTNGHSLVVMSKGTQYFQQSYKVSDQFPFKWINKKWKEGFYITSMATAGSQWAIVMSRGAGFSYQVVELDFLYPSEGIHRRWDSGYRITATAATWDQAAFALSIPRRKPTDETQETLRTSAFPSAHVKEKWAKNLYIASICYGRTVS
- the LOC116010522 gene encoding protein SAWADEE HOMEODOMAIN HOMOLOG 1 — its product is MEHLMEMDTQEEDDFPEFTLAEIMEMEITFKEKGEKTLDQEFCEELAAKFSSSPYRSGKTVIAWEQVKTWFHNKQNGLAAKDTLLSLLNEAEVTPRPVGRPKKLIPKELNPSIRKIASQYASEKYQKPIGERAAELSELAFEALSSKDFAWYDVATFLNYRVTYSGDLEVRVRFAGFRNDQDEWVSVRRGLRERSIPLDPSECDKVEVGDLVLCFKENDDHALYCDAHIAEIERREHDIAGCRCIFVVRYDYDNTQDKVDINKICRRPTRQD